A single window of Polaribacter sp. SA4-10 DNA harbors:
- the arsS gene encoding arsenosugar biosynthesis radical SAM (seleno)protein ArsS (Some members of this family are selenoproteins.) has protein sequence MKKSLKARNNDIANTSRQMEILSEGIFANGELPTFAAKIKETNQFPLRPKKLEVLQINLGYMCNQVCSHCHVDAGPDRKEIMTLDTMNQCLEVIKKTEAHTLDLTGGAPEMNPNFRWFVEEASKAGIKDFIVRSNLTIIRANKKYHDLPEFFKKHNVHVVSSMPHWTRGKTDKQRGDGVFDKSIKALQELNAVGYGLEGSDLKLDLVYNPSGAFLPGDQMALENDFKKALKSEFNIDFHSLFAITNLPISRFLDYLIASENYEEYMYSLVDAYNPAAVENVMCTNTLSVSWDGWLYDCDFNQMLNLKVASKVKHISDYNEDLLQDRNIIINQHCYGCTAGAGSSCQGVVA, from the coding sequence ATGAAGAAATCATTAAAAGCAAGAAATAACGACATTGCAAATACGTCTCGTCAGATGGAAATTCTTTCTGAAGGTATTTTTGCGAATGGAGAATTACCCACTTTTGCTGCTAAAATAAAAGAAACCAATCAGTTTCCTTTACGTCCTAAGAAATTAGAAGTTTTACAAATAAACTTAGGCTATATGTGCAACCAAGTTTGCTCGCATTGCCATGTAGATGCGGGTCCTGATCGTAAAGAAATAATGACTTTAGACACCATGAATCAGTGTTTAGAAGTCATCAAAAAAACAGAAGCACACACGTTAGATTTAACCGGTGGCGCTCCAGAAATGAATCCTAATTTTAGATGGTTTGTAGAAGAAGCATCCAAAGCAGGAATTAAAGATTTTATTGTGCGCTCTAACTTAACAATTATTAGAGCTAATAAAAAATACCACGATTTGCCTGAATTCTTTAAAAAGCACAACGTACACGTAGTTTCATCTATGCCTCATTGGACACGTGGAAAAACCGACAAGCAACGTGGAGATGGCGTTTTTGACAAATCAATAAAAGCTTTACAAGAATTAAATGCTGTTGGTTATGGTTTAGAAGGCTCTGATTTAAAGCTAGATTTGGTTTATAACCCTTCAGGTGCTTTTTTACCTGGAGATCAAATGGCTTTAGAAAATGATTTCAAAAAAGCTTTAAAATCTGAATTTAATATTGATTTCCATAGTTTATTTGCAATTACAAATTTGCCTATTAGTCGCTTTTTAGATTATTTAATCGCCTCAGAAAACTACGAAGAGTATATGTATTCTTTAGTAGATGCTTACAATCCTGCTGCTGTAGAAAATGTAATGTGTACAAATACACTTTCTGTAAGTTGGGACGGTTGGCTGTATGATTGCGATTTTAATCAGATGTTGAATTTAAAAGTTGCCAGTAAAGTAAAACACATTTCAGATTATAATGAAGATTTGTTGCAAGACAGAAACATTATTATCAACCAACATTGCTATGGATGTACTGCTGGTGCAGGAAGTAGTTGCCAGGGAGTTGTTGCATAA
- the arsM gene encoding arsenosugar biosynthesis arsenite methyltransferase ArsM, producing MSYLETTHNVYKEAALTPDVGLCCTTNPIWELPGLKIPRIMQEMNYGCGSTVHARDLTNNPKMLYVGVGGGMELLQFAYFNRNKGGVIGLDVVDEMLEASRKNFIIAEEQNDWFKSDFVDLRKGDAMDLPVEDNSIDVAAQNCLFNIFKSDDLKKAIEEMYRVLKPHGKLVMSDPTCEQPMNDELRNDERLRALCLSGSLSIAEYVKALTDAGFGTIEIRARKPYRILDPKSYPTEELIYIESIEVAAIKDPMPADGPCIFTGRAAIYYGDEDYFDDGLGHTLLKNQPLAICDKTTAALQALGRDDIYFSESTFHYDGGGCC from the coding sequence ATGAGTTATTTAGAAACTACACACAATGTATATAAAGAAGCAGCCTTAACACCAGATGTTGGTTTGTGCTGCACTACAAACCCTATTTGGGAATTACCAGGTCTTAAAATCCCAAGAATCATGCAAGAAATGAATTACGGTTGTGGTTCTACTGTGCATGCAAGAGATTTAACCAACAACCCTAAAATGTTGTATGTAGGTGTTGGAGGTGGAATGGAATTACTTCAGTTTGCTTATTTCAATAGAAATAAAGGCGGCGTAATTGGTTTAGATGTTGTTGATGAAATGTTAGAAGCTTCTCGCAAGAATTTTATTATTGCAGAAGAACAAAATGACTGGTTTAAAAGTGATTTTGTTGATTTACGTAAAGGAGATGCAATGGATTTACCAGTGGAAGATAATTCTATTGATGTTGCTGCTCAAAACTGTTTATTCAATATTTTTAAGTCAGATGATTTAAAGAAAGCGATTGAAGAAATGTACCGAGTTTTAAAGCCTCATGGAAAATTGGTAATGAGTGATCCTACTTGTGAGCAACCAATGAATGATGAATTACGTAATGACGAACGTTTACGTGCGCTGTGTTTAAGCGGAAGTTTATCGATTGCAGAGTATGTAAAAGCGTTAACAGATGCTGGTTTTGGAACCATTGAAATTAGAGCAAGAAAGCCCTACAGAATTTTAGACCCAAAGAGTTACCCAACAGAAGAATTAATCTATATAGAATCGATTGAAGTTGCTGCCATTAAAGACCCAATGCCTGCAGATGGACCCTGTATTTTTACAGGTAGAGCTGCAATTTATTATGGTGATGAAGATTATTTTGATGATGGTTTAGGACATACTTTATTGAAAAATCAACCTTTAGCAATCTGTGATAAAACTACTGCTGCTTTGCAAGCTTTAGGAAGAGATGATATTTACTTTTCAGAATCTACTTTTCATTATGATGGTGGTGGATGTTGTTAG
- a CDS encoding rhodanese-like domain-containing protein gives MKKILLLFMLISSVSFGQKKLDKLLNQFNKNNVPYISVDTLATTKAILLDARETKEYNVSHLKDALYVGYDAFNLKETLTKLPQDKNAKIVVYCSLGIRSEIVADKLIKEGYTNVYNLYGGIFEWKNNNFQVVDSLGNETEKVHTFNKYWSKWLKKGKKVYE, from the coding sequence ATGAAAAAAATACTTTTACTTTTTATGCTGATAAGCTCAGTTTCTTTTGGTCAAAAAAAGTTGGATAAATTACTGAACCAATTCAACAAGAATAACGTTCCTTATATATCTGTAGACACGTTAGCAACTACAAAAGCAATTTTATTAGATGCTAGAGAAACAAAAGAATACAACGTTAGTCATTTAAAAGATGCGCTCTATGTTGGTTATGATGCTTTTAATTTAAAAGAAACTTTAACCAAATTGCCACAAGATAAAAATGCCAAAATTGTAGTGTATTGTTCTTTAGGAATTCGTTCTGAAATTGTTGCAGATAAACTGATAAAAGAAGGCTACACCAATGTGTATAATTTATACGGAGGAATTTTCGAGTGGAAAAACAACAACTTTCAAGTCGTTGATAGTTTAGGAAACGAGACGGAAAAAGTGCATACGTTTAATAAATATTGGAGTAAATGGTTGAAGAAAGGGAAGAAAGTATATGAGTAG
- a CDS encoding TIGR04282 family arsenosugar biosynthesis glycosyltransferase has protein sequence MKTKNKNVLLIFTRNPELGKVKSRLAKTVGDETALEIYKFLLQKTQNISAKVTSDKAVYYSVKIRKDDIWDENSYQKHQQVGEDLGIRMQYAFEQSFAAGYEKVMIIGSDLYDLTTENIENAFQKLDTNEVVLGPAEDGGYYLLGMKSLEENIFKNKNWGTETVRKDTLDDLTDKKVHLLQELNDVDVFEDIEHHPAFQHFLK, from the coding sequence ATGAAAACAAAAAACAAAAACGTACTATTAATCTTCACCAGAAACCCAGAACTAGGGAAAGTAAAATCGCGTTTAGCAAAAACTGTTGGCGATGAAACTGCCCTAGAAATCTATAAGTTTTTATTACAAAAAACACAGAACATTTCTGCTAAAGTAACCTCAGACAAAGCAGTCTATTATTCCGTTAAAATTAGAAAGGATGATATTTGGGATGAAAATAGCTATCAAAAACACCAACAAGTTGGCGAAGATTTAGGTATTAGGATGCAATATGCTTTCGAGCAAAGTTTTGCTGCAGGCTATGAAAAAGTGATGATTATTGGTAGCGATTTATATGACTTAACAACTGAGAATATTGAAAACGCTTTTCAAAAATTAGACACAAATGAGGTTGTTTTAGGTCCTGCAGAAGATGGTGGCTATTATCTTTTAGGCATGAAATCTCTCGAAGAAAATATCTTCAAAAATAAAAATTGGGGAACAGAAACAGTTAGAAAAGATACTTTAGACGATTTAACAGATAAAAAAGTACATTTGTTACAAGAATTGAATGATGTAGATGTTTTTGAAGATATAGAACATCATCCTGCCTTTCAGCATTTTTTAAAGTAA
- a CDS encoding purine-nucleoside phosphorylase — protein MKKQQQLKETIDFLISKGITSPEIGIVLGTGLGKLVNEVSIDTEIAYADIPNFPVATVEFHSGKLIYGTLSGKKVIVMAGRFHLYEGYTPWEVTYGIRTLEGLGIKNLLISNAAGAINLNYKKGDLMLIEDHINLQGSSPLAFKGANTFGTIFADLLEPYSKEINNKMVAVAKAQNIQLHTGVYTSVLGPQLETRAEYRMLQILETDAVGMSTVPEVIVAKQLNLPCAAISVLTDECDPKNLHPVDITEIIAIAGKAEPKMIALFKGVIEVL, from the coding sequence ATGAAAAAACAACAGCAACTAAAAGAAACTATCGATTTTTTAATATCGAAAGGAATTACAAGTCCAGAAATAGGAATTGTTTTAGGAACAGGATTGGGTAAATTAGTAAATGAAGTTTCTATAGATACAGAAATTGCCTATGCAGACATTCCTAATTTCCCAGTAGCTACCGTAGAGTTTCATTCTGGAAAATTAATTTACGGAACCTTATCTGGTAAAAAAGTGATTGTAATGGCAGGTCGTTTTCATTTATATGAAGGCTATACACCTTGGGAAGTAACTTACGGAATTCGAACCTTAGAAGGTTTAGGAATTAAAAATTTACTGATTTCAAATGCTGCTGGCGCTATTAACCTCAACTATAAAAAAGGCGATTTAATGTTGATTGAAGACCATATTAATTTACAAGGAAGTTCGCCATTAGCTTTTAAAGGAGCCAATACTTTTGGTACTATTTTTGCCGACTTACTTGAACCGTATTCTAAAGAAATTAACAATAAAATGGTAGCCGTTGCCAAAGCGCAAAACATACAATTGCACACAGGAGTTTACACAAGTGTTTTAGGACCTCAGCTAGAAACCAGAGCAGAATATAGAATGTTGCAAATTTTAGAAACAGATGCTGTAGGTATGAGTACAGTGCCAGAAGTTATTGTTGCCAAACAACTGAACTTGCCTTGTGCTGCTATCTCTGTGCTGACTGATGAATGCGATCCAAAAAATTTACACCCTGTAGATATTACAGAAATCATTGCCATTGCTGGTAAAGCAGAACCTAAAATGATTGCCTTGTTTAAAGGAGTGATTGAAGTGCTATAG
- a CDS encoding NYN domain-containing protein, which yields MDIKLAVLIDGDNIPSAYVKEMMEEIAKYGNPTIKRIYGDWTKPHLSKWKNMLLENAITPIQQYGYTTGKNATDSAMIIDAMDILYSEKVDGFCLVSSDSDFTRLATRLREAGMKVYGIGEKKTPNPFIVACDKFIYIEILKHQTSENDTPTAETTTTTKNSYDKITQKEIRFIASTIDDVSDDDGWAFLGDVGSLLQKKQPNFDSRNYGFQKLTPLIKSIPDFEVERRDTTKGRMKLIYVKIKEVKAKGRKR from the coding sequence ATGGATATAAAATTAGCAGTGCTCATAGATGGAGATAATATACCTTCTGCCTATGTAAAAGAAATGATGGAAGAAATTGCGAAGTATGGTAACCCAACCATAAAACGTATTTATGGAGATTGGACCAAGCCACATTTGTCTAAATGGAAAAACATGTTGTTAGAAAATGCCATTACACCTATACAGCAATATGGATATACAACAGGTAAAAATGCTACCGATTCTGCCATGATTATAGATGCTATGGATATTTTATATTCAGAAAAAGTAGATGGTTTTTGTTTGGTTTCTAGTGATAGTGATTTTACGCGTTTGGCAACACGTTTACGTGAAGCAGGAATGAAAGTATATGGTATTGGCGAAAAGAAAACACCAAACCCATTTATTGTAGCGTGTGATAAATTTATTTATATCGAAATTTTAAAACACCAAACTTCAGAAAACGATACTCCAACTGCCGAGACAACCACTACCACTAAAAATAGTTATGATAAAATAACGCAGAAAGAAATTCGATTTATAGCTTCAACCATAGATGATGTTTCAGATGATGATGGTTGGGCATTCTTAGGAGATGTAGGTAGTTTGCTGCAGAAGAAACAACCAAATTTTGATTCTAGAAATTATGGTTTTCAGAAACTAACACCTTTAATTAAATCAATTCCTGATTTTGAAGTAGAAAGAAGAGACACTACAAAAGGACGCATGAAACTCATTTATGTAAAGATTAAAGAGGTTAAAGCAAAGGGGAGAAAAAGGTAA
- a CDS encoding metallophosphoesterase family protein — protein MRTFAVGDIHGGLKALLQVLNKLELKDGDTLIFMGDYVDGWGESAQVVEFLIELSKKLNCIFIKGNHDVWCEDWLKKGDVNPSWYMHGGKETMESYEGFSPEEIKQHLHFFEHLPLYHLDAQNRLFLHAGFTSLHGVEKEQFQELFYLDRSLWEMLLVMDKSITKDSLFYPKRIQHYKEIYIGHTPTTNYNEPSPINIANVWNIDTGAAFKGRVTGINIDTKEYFQSDTLPALYPDEKGRNN, from the coding sequence ATGAGAACTTTTGCAGTTGGAGATATTCATGGAGGCTTAAAAGCTTTACTTCAGGTTTTAAATAAATTGGAATTAAAAGATGGAGACACCCTAATTTTTATGGGTGATTATGTAGACGGTTGGGGTGAATCTGCACAAGTAGTTGAGTTCTTAATTGAGTTATCTAAAAAGCTTAACTGTATTTTTATCAAAGGAAACCATGATGTTTGGTGTGAAGATTGGTTAAAAAAAGGAGACGTAAACCCTTCTTGGTACATGCATGGTGGTAAAGAAACCATGGAAAGTTATGAAGGTTTTTCTCCTGAAGAAATAAAACAACATCTTCACTTTTTCGAACACTTGCCTTTATATCACTTAGATGCTCAAAACAGGTTATTCTTGCATGCAGGTTTTACCTCTTTACATGGTGTAGAAAAAGAGCAATTTCAAGAACTTTTTTATCTAGACAGATCTTTATGGGAAATGCTTTTGGTAATGGATAAAAGCATCACAAAAGACTCTTTGTTTTACCCTAAAAGAATACAGCATTATAAAGAAATTTATATTGGTCATACGCCAACCACTAATTATAATGAACCTTCACCTATAAACATTGCCAATGTTTGGAATATTGATACAGGAGCCGCTTTTAAGGGAAGGGTAACAGGAATCAATATAGATACTAAAGAATACTTTCAAAGTGATACTTTACCTGCTTTGTATCCTGATGAAAAAGGGAGAAATAACTAG
- a CDS encoding POTRA domain-containing protein — MNLRNLFLIFLVLFSIATFSQENTIGEVKIKGAKKTNTLFLKQLLRTKKGRVLDSIALQKDVIRLKRLPAISDAYFQVLKAENNTHTVVINLEENGTLIPTINIWTTTNKLFSYKIGLYEYNLFGKNITLGGFYQNNGFDSYGLNFRAPFLFSKRWGLALNFKNWKSEEPLYFGNETANYVYNNVSYEVLGMHKFNFKNGLNFGVTFFSEKYQYLTGATAPEIPQKLDLNKVLYKLIYIHNNLEHHYQYLSGFKNVLHTQFVTANNKFQENFFIAWYDVFYYKRIRERGNWSNRVRFGLSSNQNSPFAPFALDNNVNLRGVGILVDRGTGSFVWNTEYRQTIYDKKWFAIQTNIFTDLGTWRNPGGEINDFFQSKNLRVYSGIGMRFISKKIYNATFRIDYGLRLSNNISNSKGGFVFGVGQYF; from the coding sequence ATGAACCTAAGAAATCTTTTTCTGATTTTTTTAGTTTTATTTTCGATAGCTACCTTTTCACAAGAGAATACAATTGGTGAAGTAAAAATTAAGGGAGCTAAAAAAACAAATACTTTATTTTTAAAGCAATTACTAAGAACAAAAAAAGGAAGAGTTTTAGATTCTATTGCTTTACAAAAAGATGTAATAAGACTTAAAAGATTGCCCGCTATTAGTGATGCGTATTTTCAAGTTTTAAAAGCAGAAAACAATACACATACTGTTGTAATTAATTTAGAAGAAAACGGAACTTTAATCCCTACTATTAATATTTGGACCACCACTAATAAACTGTTTTCCTATAAAATAGGATTGTATGAATACAACCTCTTTGGAAAAAACATCACCTTAGGTGGTTTCTATCAAAATAATGGTTTTGATTCTTATGGTTTAAATTTTAGAGCACCTTTCCTTTTTTCTAAAAGATGGGGTTTAGCGTTGAATTTTAAAAATTGGAAAAGTGAAGAGCCTCTTTATTTTGGGAATGAAACTGCAAATTATGTATATAATAATGTTTCCTATGAAGTTTTAGGAATGCATAAATTCAATTTTAAAAACGGACTTAATTTTGGTGTTACTTTTTTTTCTGAAAAGTATCAATATTTAACGGGAGCAACAGCCCCAGAGATTCCGCAAAAACTAGATTTAAATAAAGTGCTTTATAAACTAATCTATATTCATAATAATTTAGAGCATCACTATCAATATTTAAGCGGCTTTAAAAATGTTTTACACACCCAATTTGTAACTGCTAACAATAAATTTCAAGAAAATTTCTTTATTGCTTGGTATGATGTTTTTTATTACAAAAGAATAAGAGAAAGGGGTAATTGGTCAAACAGAGTGCGTTTTGGCTTATCTTCTAATCAAAATTCTCCTTTTGCTCCCTTTGCATTAGATAACAATGTTAATTTACGAGGTGTTGGTATTTTGGTAGATAGAGGAACCGGAAGTTTTGTGTGGAATACAGAATATAGACAGACTATTTATGACAAGAAATGGTTTGCAATTCAGACCAATATTTTTACGGACCTTGGTACTTGGCGTAATCCTGGAGGTGAAATAAATGACTTTTTTCAAAGTAAAAACCTAAGAGTATATTCGGGTATTGGTATGCGCTTTATCAGCAAAAAAATATACAATGCTACTTTTAGAATCGATTATGGATTAAGGCTTTCTAATAATATAAGTAATTCTAAAGGTGGTTTTGTCTTTGGGGTTGGGCAATATTTTTAA
- a CDS encoding universal stress protein has protein sequence MKKIIVPIDFSKHSEFALKAAALLAKKHNAEIYALHMLDIQFVNLSESESYGQEKAVFFLKMAEKRIKRFLLKDYLKEVKVFPIIQHYKVFSDINSIAKDVNADLIIMSSHGVSGFKEFFVGSNAEKVIRHSELPVLVIKNDLNDVVFKDVVFATSLSDETIEAYKKMLKIVALLEANLHILYVNLPNEDFLSTREMEKKANEFLLEAEGNTNRMKDISFVSDRSIEKGILNFSNLVGADLISVITHGRKGLSHIFAGSISEDITNHSTLPILTFKI, from the coding sequence ATGAAAAAAATAATTGTTCCTATAGATTTTTCAAAACACTCAGAATTTGCACTAAAAGCAGCAGCTCTTTTAGCAAAAAAACACAATGCAGAAATTTATGCATTACACATGCTAGATATTCAGTTTGTTAACTTATCAGAAAGTGAAAGTTATGGACAAGAAAAAGCCGTTTTCTTTTTAAAAATGGCAGAAAAAAGAATAAAGAGATTCTTACTTAAAGACTATTTAAAAGAGGTAAAAGTGTTTCCAATTATACAGCATTACAAAGTTTTTAGCGATATTAATTCTATTGCCAAAGATGTGAATGCAGATTTAATTATTATGAGTTCTCATGGAGTTAGTGGTTTTAAAGAATTTTTTGTTGGTTCTAACGCAGAGAAAGTAATTAGACATTCAGAATTACCTGTTTTAGTTATTAAAAATGATTTAAACGATGTTGTTTTTAAAGATGTTGTTTTTGCTACAAGTTTGTCTGATGAAACAATAGAGGCCTATAAAAAAATGCTAAAAATCGTAGCCCTTTTAGAAGCTAATTTACATATCTTATATGTAAATTTACCTAATGAAGATTTTCTTTCTACACGAGAAATGGAAAAAAAAGCGAATGAATTTTTACTTGAAGCAGAAGGGAATACAAATAGAATGAAAGATATTAGTTTTGTTTCTGATAGATCAATAGAAAAAGGAATTTTAAATTTTTCAAATTTAGTAGGTGCAGATTTAATTTCTGTAATTACACATGGTAGAAAAGGATTATCTCATATTTTTGCAGGAAGTATTTCTGAAGATATCACAAATCATTCAACACTGCCAATTTTGACTTTTAAAATTTAA
- a CDS encoding glycoside hydrolase: protein MAQGNYVSLMPFGFIKDLTSPIITHNSDRQWFGETQNGLLQYAKSFQKESFKIMVKPHIWVWRGEFTGDIEMDSEEKWVILENAYTEFILTYAKASQELNADIFCIGTELEKFVTKRPLYWQELIKKIKKEFKGKLTYAANWDEFKRVPFWNQLDFIGVDAYFPLSDKKTPSVLDFEIGWKPHKDEILKIQKQFNKPVVFTEFGYRSVDFNAIAPWKSDRIDGNINLMAQANGFQAIHNQFWKEDWFAGGFIWKWFHKHDEVGGADNNRFTPQNKPAEKLMKKLYNK from the coding sequence ATGGCACAAGGAAATTATGTTTCTTTGATGCCTTTTGGTTTTATTAAAGATTTAACATCACCTATAATAACCCATAATTCAGACAGGCAATGGTTTGGTGAAACTCAAAATGGGTTATTACAATATGCTAAAAGTTTTCAAAAAGAGAGCTTTAAAATTATGGTAAAACCTCATATTTGGGTTTGGAGAGGTGAATTTACGGGTGATATAGAAATGGATTCTGAAGAGAAATGGGTGATTTTAGAAAACGCATACACAGAATTTATTTTAACATATGCGAAGGCTTCTCAAGAACTAAATGCTGATATTTTTTGTATTGGAACAGAATTAGAAAAATTTGTTACAAAAAGACCTTTGTATTGGCAGGAGTTAATAAAAAAAATAAAAAAAGAGTTTAAAGGGAAACTTACCTATGCTGCAAATTGGGATGAATTTAAAAGAGTTCCTTTTTGGAATCAATTAGATTTTATAGGTGTTGATGCCTATTTTCCTTTAAGTGATAAAAAAACACCTTCTGTGCTAGATTTTGAAATTGGTTGGAAACCACATAAAGATGAAATCTTAAAAATTCAAAAACAATTTAATAAACCTGTTGTTTTTACTGAATTTGGGTATAGAAGCGTAGATTTTAATGCAATAGCGCCATGGAAATCAGATCGAATAGATGGTAACATAAATCTAATGGCGCAAGCAAATGGTTTTCAGGCAATTCATAATCAATTCTGGAAAGAAGATTGGTTTGCAGGAGGTTTTATTTGGAAGTGGTTTCATAAACATGATGAAGTTGGAGGAGCAGATAACAATAGGTTTACCCCACAAAATAAGCCTGCAGAAAAATTAATGAAGAAGCTTTATAATAAATAA